TGATGCCCGCCAGCACGGGGTCGGCTGTCACGCGGTTGTTGTTGGCCTCCAGGTGCGTCAGCAGGTAATCCTGGTTGGCTGCCGCCGCGGCTATCCCGGCAAACGTGTTGTCCGCCACGTTCCAGAAGATGTTGTTTCCGAATACCAGATCGCCTGCCTCCAGCCGCGCACGGCTGTCGCCTACCTCTGTGTCCTCAACCACCACACCTCCTGTAAAGTCCGCGAAAAGGCTGTTGTAGATTTTTCCGCCGGCGTTGTCTACCAGCATCACCGCATTCTGGCCAGCCTTTGTCTTGCCGCCGATGATGGTGGCGTTATATATCACCGGGATAGAGAAAGGCTCCGCGTCGTCCGGGCTTGAGCCGCCGTCGAACTCCCCACCGGTGCCACCCGCGCCTTCGTTGTATATACCGAACCAGAACTGGTTCTTGCCCCGCCATCCCTGGTCGTAGTCAAACATGTCGTCGCCGTTGAAAGCGGACACTAAGTATTTGGTGTTGACGGTGCCGCCGAACCACTCAAAGCCGTCGTCCTGGTTCGAGAAGACCTCCACATACTCGATCACTGTGCCGGAGCCTACGCCGCCCATGGTCAGGCCGTTGATCTCGTTGTTGGCGCCGATGAGCGTGCCCGCGTGTCGGATAGACACATACCGGAACACCCCGGAGTTGTCCTGCTCATTCGTGCCGCCGTACTGGCCCCGCACCTCCTCCGTCGGGATGCCCTCAATGGCGCCCGTGCCGCCGGTTTTGTTGATGGTGGAGTTGCCAAGGATAATCACCCCGCCCCAGAGGCCGGTGGCATCCAGCGGAATATCGTCTGTCCGGCTCAGGTCATCCTCCTCTGTCGTGAAGATGATGGGGCTCCCGGCAGTGCCCTCCGCCTTTATTTTGCCGCCGCGCGCCACAATCAGCGCGCTGGCGTTCTCGCCCTCGCCCGGCCTGCCTTTGATCACGGTGCCCGGCTCAATGGTGAGTGTCTGGCCTTCGTTCACGAACACAAAGCCATCTAGTATATAAGTGTTCTCTGCCGTCCAGGTGGTGGTGCCCACGCCTTCCGCCAAAGAAGTCACCACAATGTCCTCTCCCTCCTCTATCACCGGAGCGGTGCCGTCTTCCCTTTCGTCGCAGGATGAGAAGGCAAGGGCTGAGCCTGCCAGTAGCAGCGTGGCTACGAATTTGCTTTTGAACTCCATGTTTCTCTGAATTTGGTTGGTTAGTCTCTTTTTTTGGTTTCTGATTGCCTTGAAACGGTGGCAGAACCGCTACAAAAGCGTTGCATTAGCCCATGTGCCGGCCGCTGTTTCATTTCGCTGCGACAAAGGTAAAGGGACTACTTTAAGCCAGCTTTAAGGCCCGGTTATGATATGGTTAAGGATGGGCCGCCTTTGTTAAGGAGTGGTTACTCCATTGTTAGGAAGGGATTATCCGGAAGTTACCTGCGCGTTACGCGCGGGCTCCATTGCCTGATTTTGTATCGGCGGCACTTGCCAATTCTGCGCTATTCTGCTCTGAGGGGCTTTTCTATGATATATGGCCACGCCGCAGGCGCTAAACCAGGCGACAGAATCTTAACATTAGGGTAACATAGCGGTAATTCCGTAGTAATATGAAGATCGTTACTTTGCACCGTTGCCGGAAGAGGGCAGCGGCGGCCTGACTAGCTGACGCGCCCCGACAGACAGCGACAGTTGCTGACAAGGCAGCTTGTTACCCGTAAGGCTGAAACCTTATATGGAATTTGATTTCTCACCAAAAACCACTGATTGTGCACCACACAGTAAAGGGAGCGCTGTTTCTGCTCCTGCCGCTTCTCGCCTGGGGCAACTCCGCCCATAGCCAAAGCCTTATCGACAGCCGCCTCGGCAAAGGGGTTCAGGTCATGGCCGCCGACTCCTCCTTCAGCATGCGCTTCGGCACCAGGTTCCAGACACTATATGAGGGGAGCGTCAGCTCCGGACCGGGTGCCACCTGGGAAGATCGTTTCCTCATCCGCCGGGCGCGCCTGAAGTTCGAGGGGTTTGTGTTCTCGCCGAAACTGGAGTACAAGATAGAACTGGGCCTGAGCAACAGCGACATCGGCAGCGACACGCCGGAACAGACAGACAACGCCGACAACGTGATACTGGACGCGGTGGCTAAATGGAATTTCGCCCCGAACTGGGAATTGTGGGTGGGGCAGACGAAACTGCCGGGCAACCGCGAGCGCATCGTCTCCTCCCAGAAAATGCAGTTCGTGGACCGCAGCCTGCTCAACTCACGCTTCAACATCGACCGCGACGCTGGCCTGCAACTCCACCACGCCCACTATATAGGCGGCATGCTGGTACGCGAGGCAGGCGCTATATCCATGGGTGAGGGCCGCGACATTACCGTGGACAACGCCGGTGGATATGATTACACCGCCCGGGTGGAGGTGCTGCCGTTCGGGGAGTTTGAAGGCGAGGGCGAATATGTGGGCACAGACCTGGCGCGCGAAGAGACGCCGAAACTGGCTGTGGCCGCCGCTTACGACTTTAACGACGACGCCTCCCGCGCACGCGGCCAGTTGGGCTCTTTCCTGAGCGGAACGCGCGACCTGCGCACCCTGTTCCTGGATGCCATGTTCAAGTACAGGGGCTTTTCGGCCATGGCGGAATATGCCAGCAAGAAAGCACCCGATGGCCCTGTGGTGGCCTTTGGCCAGGATGGCGACGTGGATGAGACCTTTGTGACCGGAAATGCCTTTAACATACAGGGCGGCTACCTTTTTAAAACCAATTGGGAAGTGGCCGGCCGCTACACCACCTACAACCCAACGCAGGTGACGGGGCTCCGGGAGCAGGATCAGTATACCCTCGGCTTGTCGAAGTATATAGTGGGGCACACCCTGAAGGTGCAAAGCGATGTTTCCCTGATACAGGAAGAGGGACGTGAGGAGGCATACCAGTTCAGGATGCAGCTGGAGGTGTCCCTGTAAAAAATAACGGAATCTTAACAATTACTTAACACCCCGCAGGCTGTGAGTTGCGCGCCGGTGCCGCAACTTTGCGGTTATAAGACTGTCGGATAGGAGCGGGTGGGCCGCCGTTCCACACAACAACTTGGCTCTCATCAGAGTATATTCCAAATAATTGATTTTTACCCATACAGGCCTCAGCTTCATAGCCAACCTAAAACGATATATAGCATGTTCAACTTCAGGTACAGACATAACAAGACAAACGCAGCACTGCTTATAGGGGGCGCATTGTTCCTAGGCGCATGCGGCGGGAACGGAGGCGCAGAGAGCGACCTGTCGGGCAGCATTGAAATTGACGGCTCCTCCACGGTTTATCCCATCACGGAGGCGGTGGCGGAGGAGTTCCGCGCCGAGGCGCCGGATGTGAGGGTGACGGTGGGCGTGTCGGGCACAGGCGGCGGCTTTCAGAAATTCTCGCGCGGCACCATCGACATCGTGAACGCCTCCCGCGAAATCAACCCTGCCGAGGCCAGCCAGGCCGAAGGAAACGGCATTTCTTATGTAGAGTTGCCGGTCGCCTACGACGGCCTGACCGTGGTGGTGCATCCCGAAAACGACTGGGCGAAAGACATCACGGTGGAGGAACTGAAGAAGATATGGGAGCCAGCCGCACAGGGCACCATCAAGACGTGGAATCAGATCCGGCCGGAGTGGCCCGACAGGCCGCTGCGACTGTACGGACCGGGGGTTGAGTCCGGCACATACGACTACTTTACGGAGGCTGTGGTAGGCAAAAGCCACTCCAGCCGCGGCGACTATACCGCCAGCGAGGACGACAACGTGCTGGTGCAGGGCGTATCCACCGACCCGAACGCGCTGGGCTTCTTTGGCTATGCGTATTATGAGGAGAACAAGGGCAAGCTGAAGGCGATACCCGTGGACGACGGAGACGACAGCAACGGAGCAGGCGCAATCCTCCCATCCATCGAAACGGTGAAGGACGGATCTTATGCCCCGCTGTCGCGCCCGCTGTTCATCTACGTAAGCTCAAATATTGCCGAAAACCCGGCAGGGGTGGAGTTCGTGAACTTCTACCTCGACAATGCCGCCGCGCTCAGCGAGGAGGTAGGCTATATTCCGCTGCCAGCCAAGCTGTACGAGGAGCAGAAGGAGAAATTCGGTGAGTTTGCCGGAAGCGCCGCACCCAGCGAGGCCGCAGCGCAGCAGTAGCGGCTTGAAACTAAACAAGTGCCGCTGCGACAACTATATAGGATTGCTGCAGCGGCATCTAAATAAACCAGCATCTTGAGAGCATCAGAAAAAATCATCGAGGGTTTGTTGTGGCTGTCCGCCGTCATCACGATTCTTATCACGATTGGCATCATCTGGGTGCTGCTTTCCGAAGCCATCGATTTCTTCCAGGTTGTGTCGCTGGTGGAGTTCCTGACGGCAAAGCAATGGACGCCGCTTTTTGCCCAGAAGGAGTTCGGTATTCTGCCGCTGGTGGCTGGCACGCTGCTCACCACCGGCATCGCCATTGCCGTCGCGCTGCCCCTTGGGCTGACCATCGCCATCTACCTCAACGAGTACGCGCACGCCCGCATGAAGCAGGTGGTGAAACCGATGCTGGAGGTGCTGGCCACCATCCCGACGGTGGTATATGGCTTCTTTGCCCTGACCGTGGTGACACCTTTTCTGCAGACGCTCATCCCAAAACTGGCGGGCTTCAACGCACTTTCGGCGGGTATGGTGATGGGCATCATGATCATCCCGATGATTTCTTCCTTAAGCGAGGACGCCATCAGCGCCGTGCCGCGTTCGTTGCGCGAGGCCGCCTACGGCATGGGCTCCACGCGCCTGCAAACGGCCTTCGGGGTGATGGTGCCGGCCGCCTCCTCGGGCATTGTGGTGTCGGTGATACTGGCCATCTCCAGGGCGGTGGGCGAGACCATGATCGTGGCCATCGCCGCCGGGCAGCAGCCCCGCCTCACCCTGAACCCGCTGGTGCCCATCGAGACCATCACCACGTACATTGTGCAGGTAAGCCTGGGCGACGTGCCGCAGGGCTCGCTGGAGTACAAGACCATTTTTGCGGCCGGTATCACGCTCTTCATCTTCACGTTTGCGCTGAACAACCTCAGCTTCTGGATAAAAAAGAAATACCAGGAAAAGTATGACTAACTCAGACATCAACAGGCTCAAAGACAAGGCCTTCCAGGTTTTCGGGGTCTTTTGCACCCTCATCGGGCTGGTGGTGCTGGGCATCTTCCTCTTCGATATTATTCTGGAGGGCGCCAAGCGCATCGACTGGGACTTCCTCACCAGCCTACCCTCGCGGAGGGCCAGCCGCGCCGGTATCCTCACCGCCTGGGTCGGCACGATTTGGATACTGGTGCTCACCACCATCATTGCCTTCCCGCTGGGCGTTTCGGCGGGCGTGTACCTGGAGGAGTACAGCAGGAAGAATAAACTGAGCAACTTTCTGGAGATAAACATCTCTAACCTGGCCGGGGTGCCCTCCATCATATATGGCTTGCTGGGGATCGAGATTTTCGTGCGCCAGATGCGCCTCGGCAACAGCCTGCTGGCAGGCGCGCTCACGCTGTCGCTCCTTATCCTGCCCATCATTATCGTGACGACGCGCGAGGCCATCAAGGCCGTGCCGCGCAGCGTGCGCGACGGATCTTATGCCCTGGGTGCCTCCAAGTGGCAGACTATCTGGAACCAGGTGCTGCCGGCTTCGTTCGGGGGCATACTGACGGGCATCATCCTGGCGTTATCCAGGGCAGTGGGCGAGGCGGCGCCGCTTATCGTGATCGGGGCGCTGGCCTACGTGCCGTTTACCCCCGCCTCGCCGCTGGACGAGTTCACGGTGCTGCCGATCCAGATATTTAACTGGACCTCGCGGCCACAGGAGGCGTTCCAGACAAACGCGGCGGCGGCCATCATCATCCTGTTGATCATCACCTTCCTGCTGAACGGCATTGCCGTATACCTGCGCAACAGGCAGCAGAAAAAAATCAAGTGGTAAGACACCCATGAGCAAAAAGACAAATAAACTGGAGGCCATCAACCTCGATGCCTACTACGGCGACTTCCATGCCCTGAAGGGCATCAACATTGCCATGGAAGAGAAGAACGTGACCGCCTTCATCGGGCCTTCCGGCTGCGGCAAGTCCACGTTTCTGCGCACCTTCAACCGCATGAACGACTATATAGACGGCTTCCGGACGGAGGGGGACATTCTGCTGGACGGCCGCGACATATATGCCAAGGAGGTGCGTGTGGATGAGCTGCGCAAGGAAGTGGGCATGGTGTTCCAGAAGCCGAACCCGTTCCCGAAGAGCATTTTTGAGAACGTGGTATATGGCCTGAAGATACAGGGCATCAAGAAAAAAGCTATATTGGAGGAGGCGGCGGAGAAATCGCTGAAAAGGGCCGCGCTCTGGAACGAGGTGAAGGACAACCTGAACAAGTCGGCCCTGGCCCTGTCGGGCGGGCAGCAGCAGCGGCTGTGCATTGCCCGGGCGCTGGCCATCTCACCCTCGGTGCTGCTGATGGACGAGCCGGCCTCCGCCCTCGACCCGCTCTCCACGGCCAAAATCGAGGAGCTCATATATGAGCTGAAGAACGACTACACCATCGTGATCGTGACGCACAACATGCAGCAGGCCGGACGCGTGAGCGATCACACGGCGTTCTTCTATATGGGAGAGCTGGTGGAGTACGCCAAGACCAGGACCATGTTCACGAGCCCGCAGGACAACCGCACCCAGAACTATATCACGGGCCGCTTCGGTTGAGCTGCCCCGCTTGCTGCATTCGTTCCCGGTGTTTCCCATATATAAACTTCCCATATCCATATATAAATAGACAAGATGCCGCATATAGATGTAGAGTTAGAGAAGCTTAAGACAAAACTGCTGGAGATGTGGGACCTGGTGGAGTACCAGTTGCAGAGCGGGCGCGAAGCCGTGCTGAACGCTGACCAGGAACTGGCCAGGCAGATCATCAAGCGCGACCTCAAAGTGAACAGGTTTGACGTGAAGATAGACCGAATGTGCGAGAATTTCTTTGCCCTGTTCACGCCTGTGGCCGTGGACCTGCGCCTGGTGCTGGCCGTGCTGAAGATAAACGCCAACCTGGAGCGCACCGGCGACACAGCCGAGGGTATTGCCCGCTTTGCCAAAAAGCTGGACGTGCCCGTCAGCAGCGAGCTGCTGGAGCTGACGAACCTGCTGCCCATGTACGACGAGGCCCTGTCGATGTTTGCCGACTGCCGCGTGGCTTTCAAGAACAACGACCCGGTGCTGGCCAAATCCGTGATCAAGCGCGACAAGACGCTGAACAAGATCTACCGCAAGTCGGATGGCATTGCAACCAGGTATATGGCTGAGAACCCGGACAGGATATCGGAGGCCCTGGCCATCCTCTCCATCATCAAAAAGCTGGAGCGCGTCGGCGACCAGGTGACCAACATCGCCGAGGAGGTCATCTTCTACCGCGAAGCCAAGGTGGTGAAGCACAGGCAGGACAAAAAGCGGAAGAAGGGCGAGTGATGATTGCTAAATGGTTTAATTGTTGGATCAGCAACACAAGTTTATATATAGCACGGGCCGCAGCGGTCCGTGCTTTTTTGTTGGGGAGGATTGCATAATATTTTATTCCGCAAATTCTCAACTTGCGGCTTTTATATAGGCAGGTTTTCACATTCTATGCTGCAAGTTTGAGTGCAGCGGCAACTTGCGGTATGAATTAAGCCATCCAACCAGCAACTAACAATCAACAACCGACAACCAGCCAACAATCAACAGCTAAAACTACCTTCCCAACTATTTGTGCCGTACCTTTGCAGCAAAACCCGCAAAGTGCTGTTCAAAGAGATTATATACCTGATACAGAAGGACCTAGTGCTGGAGTGGCGGCAAAGGTACGCCTTCAACGGCATGCTGCTGTACGTCAGCAGTACGGTGTTTGTGTGCTACCTCAGCTTCGGGCTGCGCTCCGGCGCGCTCAGTGTGCCGGTCTGGAACGCGGTGCTCTGGATCATCCTGCTGTTCACGTCGGTAAACGCCATCGCCAAGAGCTTTATGCAGGAGAACCGGGGGCGGTTGCTTTATTTCTACTCGATCGTGAGCCCACAGGGCGTTATCCTGTCCAAGATTATATACAACGCCCTGCTGATGCTGGTGCTGGCGCTCATCTGCTTCCTGTTTTACGCGCTGGTGCTGGGCAACCCGGTGCAGGATGTGCCCATGTTCCTGCTCACCATCCTGCTGGGGGCCATCGGCTTCGCCACCTCCCTCACCATGATTTCGGGCATCGCCTCCAAGGCCGCCAACAGCGGCACCCTGATGGCCGTGCTCAGTTTCCCGGTTGTGGTGCCCATGCTGCTGATGCTGATCAAAATGTCGAAAAATGCTTTGGATGGCCTGGACCGTAGCACCAGCCTCGACGAACTGCTTACCCTGCTTGCCATAAACATGATTGTTGTCACTGTATCTTACATTTTGTTCCCGTACCTTTGGCGTTCATAAATGAAAAGACGCAAGTATCAGGACATCAGACTTAAGATTTGGTATCAGGTAAAGAACTCAAATGCAAAATATGAAGTTTCTGAATTTAGAAAAGAGTCTAATGTCCTGTGTCTAACTTCTAATATCTATCTATAAATGAAGAACAACTGGTGGAAAGTGCTGGCCGTGTTGCTATTGGGGTTTACCGTAGTGGCAGGCATGCTGACGGAGGTTCCCCGGCTGGCCATCCTCAACGAAACCATCCGCAACCTTTACTTCCATGTGCCGATGTGGTTCGGCATGATCCTGATCCTGCTGGTGTCTGTCGTCTACTCCTTCAAGTACCTCCGCAACCCCTCCATCAAGAACGATGTCATCGCCGCTGAGGCAGCCAAAGTAGGGATTCTGTTCGGTGTGCTGGGCATTGTGACGGGCATGGAGTGGGCCAAATTCACCTGGGGCGAGTACTGGAGCAACGACCCGAAGCAGAACGCCTCGGCCATTGGCCTGCTCATCTACTTTGCCTACCTCGTGCTGCGCAGCTCTTTCAACGAGCAGCAGCAGCGGGCCCGCATCAGCGCGGTCTACAACATCTTCGCGTTTGCCGCCCTTATCCCCCTGCTGTTTATCCTGCCGCGCCTCACCGACTCGCTGCACCCCGGCAACGGCGGCAACCCCGGCTTCAACACCTACGACCTGGACAGCCGCCTGCGCATGGTGTTTTACCCGGCCGTGCTGGGCTGGACCCTGCTGGGCATCTGGATTGTGAACGTAAAATCGAGAGTGGAATTACTCAGACAACGCATATATGAGAATGTTTAGAATACTGGCCGCCTGGTGCCTGATGCTCGGCGCCACGCTTGGGCTCACGCCCGCTACACAGGCCCAATCGGAGCAAACGGAGGTAGCATTTTCGGCGCCGCAGCCGGACGTGGAGATGGCAGACACCCTGCGCCAGGACGGGAAGATATACGTGGTGGTGGTGGTGCTGCTGACGGTGCTGGCGGGCACCATCCTGTACCTGGTGGTGATAGACCGCAAGGTGAGCAAGCTGGAAAAGCAGCTGAAAGACGATTTAGTAAACCGCTAAGGCGCGTACGGTAAAGCGGAAGGCTTGCTCTTTGCGGGGCGAAAATTAGCCTGCCGCCATGGATTTATATTAGCCTTGCACGTGTTAGGCTTTCGGAATAAGGAATCAGATCACTCATTATCCCTATATAGATGAAAAAGTCACACATCATCGGAATCATCGTCATCGCGCTGGCCATCGGCATCATCATGTCGTCTGCAGGCGATGCCAGCACCTATGTGTCCTTCGGCGAGGCCATTGAGCGCGCCGAATCAGGCAACGACACCAAGGTACACGTGGTGGGCCGCCTGAAGAAAGACGCGCAGGGCCATATAGTGGGCATGAACTACGACCCGCTGGTGGACCCCAACTACTTCACCTTCACGCTGGTGGATACCAACCGCGTGGAGCAGCAGGTGGTGTACTTTAACCCGAAGCCGCAGGATTTTGAGCGCTCCGAGCAGGTGGTGATTACAGGCAGCATGCAGAAGAACGTGTTCGTGGCCGACAAAATCCTGCTCAAGTGCCCGTCTAAGTATGTGGAAAAAGAAGTGCAGCAAAACACGGCAAGCCTTTAAATCAGTTTAGAGTTGAGAGTTCAGAGTTAAAAGCGAGGACTCTTATGCCGATCAACTCATGACTTTTAACTTTCAACTTTTAACTATCTGAGATGATAAATACGCTGATCGGGGATATTGGCCATGCAAGTGTGATTGTGGCTTTTGTGGCGGCCATTGTGTCCTCCTACGCCTATTTTATGGCCTCGCGCACCAAGGCGGGGGCCGCCGATAACAGCTGGCGCAACATGGCGCGTGGTGCGTTTTACGTACACGCCGCGGCGGTGCTGCTGGTGATCTTCGCGCTGTTCAACATTATATATGAGCACCGCTACGAGTACTATTACGCCTGGAGCCACTCCTCTAACCACCTGCCGGTGTACTATATGATTTCCTGCTTCTGGGAGGGCCAGGAGGGGTCTTTCCTGCTCTGGATCTTCTGGCATGTGATGCTGGGCGTGGCCCTGATCAACGGCGGCAGGAAAAACAAGGAGTGGGAGGCCCCGGTGATGGCGATGTTCTCGTTCGTCCAGCTCTTCCTGACCTCCATGATACTGGGTGTGGTGATCGGTGACCTGAAGATCGGTTCCTCTCCCTTCATCCTGATGCGTGATTTCATGCCGGACGCCCCGGTGTTTGCCATGGACCCTAACTTTGTGCCGCAGGACGGCACGGGCCTGAACCCGCTGCTTCAGAACTACTGGATGGTGATTCACCCGCCCACACTGTTCCTGGGTTTTGCGGCCACGCTGGTGCCGTTTGCCTTTGCCATGGCCGCTCTTTGGAAAGGAAAATTTGTGGAGTGGGTGAAGCCTGCCCTGCCCTGGGCGCTCTTTGCTGCGGTAGTGCTGGGCGTAGGTACCGTGATGGGTGCTTACTGGGCTTACGAAACGCTGAACTTCGGGGGCTACTGGAACTGGGACCCGGTGGAGAACGCCGTTTATATCCCGTGGCTGGTACTGGTGGGCGGTATCCATACCATGATTGCCTACCGCCGTGGCAAGCAGGGCCTGAAGGCATCCTATATCCTCGTTATCGCGTCTTTCATCCTTATCCTGTACGCCACCTTCCTGACGCGCAGCGGCATTCTGGGTAACGCCTCCGTTCACTCCTTCACCGATCTGGGGCTGTCTGGGCAGTTGTTTGCTTACCTGGCTGCCTTTGCCGTGCTAGCTGTTGGCCTGTTGGTGTACCGGTGGAAGCGCATCCCAACGACAGAGAAAGAACTTTCGACCTACAACGGCGAGTTCTGGGTGTTCATTGGCGCGGCGGTGCTTTGCCTGGCGGGTTTCCAGGTGCTTGCTACCACCTCCATACCGGTATATAACTCCTTCCTGGGCTTTATTGGGATAGAGTCTAATGCCGCGCTGCCCGCCGACCAGATTGAGCACTACACCAAGTTCCAATTGTGGGCCGGTGTGGGCATCGCCATCCTGTCTGGTATCGGCCAGTTGCTGTGGTGGAGCAAAGGCGAAAAGACGCGAAACACCTTTATTGATGCCATTATGCTGCCGGGCATGCTCACGCTGCTGTTCGCCAGTTTGATCATTGTGCTGTCGAAAATGGGGATGCTTTCCGAGA
This window of the Pontibacter russatus genome carries:
- a CDS encoding PstS family phosphate ABC transporter substrate-binding protein — its product is MFNFRYRHNKTNAALLIGGALFLGACGGNGGAESDLSGSIEIDGSSTVYPITEAVAEEFRAEAPDVRVTVGVSGTGGGFQKFSRGTIDIVNASREINPAEASQAEGNGISYVELPVAYDGLTVVVHPENDWAKDITVEELKKIWEPAAQGTIKTWNQIRPEWPDRPLRLYGPGVESGTYDYFTEAVVGKSHSSRGDYTASEDDNVLVQGVSTDPNALGFFGYAYYEENKGKLKAIPVDDGDDSNGAGAILPSIETVKDGSYAPLSRPLFIYVSSNIAENPAGVEFVNFYLDNAAALSEEVGYIPLPAKLYEEQKEKFGEFAGSAAPSEAAAQQ
- a CDS encoding CcmD family protein; its protein translation is MRMFRILAAWCLMLGATLGLTPATQAQSEQTEVAFSAPQPDVEMADTLRQDGKIYVVVVVLLTVLAGTILYLVVIDRKVSKLEKQLKDDLVNR
- the pstC gene encoding phosphate ABC transporter permease subunit PstC, translated to MRASEKIIEGLLWLSAVITILITIGIIWVLLSEAIDFFQVVSLVEFLTAKQWTPLFAQKEFGILPLVAGTLLTTGIAIAVALPLGLTIAIYLNEYAHARMKQVVKPMLEVLATIPTVVYGFFALTVVTPFLQTLIPKLAGFNALSAGMVMGIMIIPMISSLSEDAISAVPRSLREAAYGMGSTRLQTAFGVMVPAASSGIVVSVILAISRAVGETMIVAIAAGQQPRLTLNPLVPIETITTYIVQVSLGDVPQGSLEYKTIFAAGITLFIFTFALNNLSFWIKKKYQEKYD
- the phoU gene encoding phosphate signaling complex protein PhoU, whose product is MPHIDVELEKLKTKLLEMWDLVEYQLQSGREAVLNADQELARQIIKRDLKVNRFDVKIDRMCENFFALFTPVAVDLRLVLAVLKINANLERTGDTAEGIARFAKKLDVPVSSELLELTNLLPMYDEALSMFADCRVAFKNNDPVLAKSVIKRDKTLNKIYRKSDGIATRYMAENPDRISEALAILSIIKKLERVGDQVTNIAEEVIFYREAKVVKHRQDKKRKKGE
- a CDS encoding porin is translated as MHHTVKGALFLLLPLLAWGNSAHSQSLIDSRLGKGVQVMAADSSFSMRFGTRFQTLYEGSVSSGPGATWEDRFLIRRARLKFEGFVFSPKLEYKIELGLSNSDIGSDTPEQTDNADNVILDAVAKWNFAPNWELWVGQTKLPGNRERIVSSQKMQFVDRSLLNSRFNIDRDAGLQLHHAHYIGGMLVREAGAISMGEGRDITVDNAGGYDYTARVEVLPFGEFEGEGEYVGTDLAREETPKLAVAAAYDFNDDASRARGQLGSFLSGTRDLRTLFLDAMFKYRGFSAMAEYASKKAPDGPVVAFGQDGDVDETFVTGNAFNIQGGYLFKTNWEVAGRYTTYNPTQVTGLREQDQYTLGLSKYIVGHTLKVQSDVSLIQEEGREEAYQFRMQLEVSL
- a CDS encoding cytochrome c maturation protein CcmE domain-containing protein, whose translation is MKKSHIIGIIVIALAIGIIMSSAGDASTYVSFGEAIERAESGNDTKVHVVGRLKKDAQGHIVGMNYDPLVDPNYFTFTLVDTNRVEQQVVYFNPKPQDFERSEQVVITGSMQKNVFVADKILLKCPSKYVEKEVQQNTASL
- the pstB gene encoding phosphate ABC transporter ATP-binding protein PstB, giving the protein MSKKTNKLEAINLDAYYGDFHALKGINIAMEEKNVTAFIGPSGCGKSTFLRTFNRMNDYIDGFRTEGDILLDGRDIYAKEVRVDELRKEVGMVFQKPNPFPKSIFENVVYGLKIQGIKKKAILEEAAEKSLKRAALWNEVKDNLNKSALALSGGQQQRLCIARALAISPSVLLMDEPASALDPLSTAKIEELIYELKNDYTIVIVTHNMQQAGRVSDHTAFFYMGELVEYAKTRTMFTSPQDNRTQNYITGRFG
- the ccsA gene encoding cytochrome c biogenesis protein CcsA, with the protein product MKNNWWKVLAVLLLGFTVVAGMLTEVPRLAILNETIRNLYFHVPMWFGMILILLVSVVYSFKYLRNPSIKNDVIAAEAAKVGILFGVLGIVTGMEWAKFTWGEYWSNDPKQNASAIGLLIYFAYLVLRSSFNEQQQRARISAVYNIFAFAALIPLLFILPRLTDSLHPGNGGNPGFNTYDLDSRLRMVFYPAVLGWTLLGIWIVNVKSRVELLRQRIYENV
- the pstA gene encoding phosphate ABC transporter permease PstA; its protein translation is MTNSDINRLKDKAFQVFGVFCTLIGLVVLGIFLFDIILEGAKRIDWDFLTSLPSRRASRAGILTAWVGTIWILVLTTIIAFPLGVSAGVYLEEYSRKNKLSNFLEINISNLAGVPSIIYGLLGIEIFVRQMRLGNSLLAGALTLSLLILPIIIVTTREAIKAVPRSVRDGSYALGASKWQTIWNQVLPASFGGILTGIILALSRAVGEAAPLIVIGALAYVPFTPASPLDEFTVLPIQIFNWTSRPQEAFQTNAAAAIIILLIITFLLNGIAVYLRNRQQKKIKW
- the ccsA gene encoding cytochrome c biogenesis protein CcsA, with the protein product MINTLIGDIGHASVIVAFVAAIVSSYAYFMASRTKAGAADNSWRNMARGAFYVHAAAVLLVIFALFNIIYEHRYEYYYAWSHSSNHLPVYYMISCFWEGQEGSFLLWIFWHVMLGVALINGGRKNKEWEAPVMAMFSFVQLFLTSMILGVVIGDLKIGSSPFILMRDFMPDAPVFAMDPNFVPQDGTGLNPLLQNYWMVIHPPTLFLGFAATLVPFAFAMAALWKGKFVEWVKPALPWALFAAVVLGVGTVMGAYWAYETLNFGGYWNWDPVENAVYIPWLVLVGGIHTMIAYRRGKQGLKASYILVIASFILILYATFLTRSGILGNASVHSFTDLGLSGQLFAYLAAFAVLAVGLLVYRWKRIPTTEKELSTYNGEFWVFIGAAVLCLAGFQVLATTSIPVYNSFLGFIGIESNAALPADQIEHYTKFQLWAGVGIAILSGIGQLLWWSKGEKTRNTFIDAIMLPGMLTLLFASLIIVLSKMGMLSETIDNPVYITLLVAALFAVFANLSIILNLIHKKVTLSGGAVSHIGIALMLIGILFSSGYSNIISQNTSGMVYSREFPDDINRDNVLLWRNTPVDMDKYTVSYHGQFQEVDGVPEYVNKELLFPTMDPYKAIARGDIKVGDKVYFKTGDTLDLESPENTYYQVLYKEREGDDEFTLYPRAQVNPNMGLLASPDIKHFADKDLYSHVSSVPDPNEEKDWGDLQEFDVAAGDTIILNDYVAVFNGIERIDQVPGVVLAEGDVAVQADLKIMGERKDYHAHPVLMIKDQMMGRVPEEVADLGLRITFMNIDTQNNRFKIGVNATQKDYIILKAMEKPFVNILWIGTIVMSIGFVMAIVRRKREGGTPRPAAPKKTREVQTA
- a CDS encoding heme exporter protein CcmB yields the protein MQKDLVLEWRQRYAFNGMLLYVSSTVFVCYLSFGLRSGALSVPVWNAVLWIILLFTSVNAIAKSFMQENRGRLLYFYSIVSPQGVILSKIIYNALLMLVLALICFLFYALVLGNPVQDVPMFLLTILLGAIGFATSLTMISGIASKAANSGTLMAVLSFPVVVPMLLMLIKMSKNALDGLDRSTSLDELLTLLAINMIVVTVSYILFPYLWRS